A DNA window from Schistocerca americana isolate TAMUIC-IGC-003095 chromosome 4, iqSchAmer2.1, whole genome shotgun sequence contains the following coding sequences:
- the LOC124613184 gene encoding regulator of nonsense transcripts 2 isoform X1 has translation MDDDSVEVAARQQIRPQNDSKWTEENSESLSAPAVSSDVGKAFTSSSEMCDNESVMLNVDFFGEKATGDDKDVQTAKEMVSQSIGLISQKKPNIDSFEPADVDQSFVMEYINQTNYRIFVTSQLRNYNYYIDNCRPAEEHFVKLDSSVKRNAAFVKKLRTFTGSQIESLLKDVATLNLTKYLSEVAAALVDTKLKMSDVWAAVKLCNMLHLTYPEFKVSLLENWQRALCIRKDDKILNPAKLRVDIRFYAELISVGIFTLKEGLPLLGNVLTMLINTDKEQHNNVNIILSFCHHCGDDYAGLVPRKLRMLLEKFSLPLPQYDLLPKEKQQNVKALLLEYYNSLCKRRSTDYCELQAYIKRNEKILQTKGQLSFERKERLEELHLAFQNLDANTLKFSEVLDVDVPPLPVVKSAKHESLNSNSESEECTNVADIWDDDDSRQFYEVLPDLKEFMPNLQTQVIEQDNITEEALDMELDTDTPFDDDQPVPDTEETDDSEIVPVANKPQIETFVSSLTSCVNRELIDSASVEFVMNLNTKSNRKKLIKSLINVPRTRLDLIPMYARLVATLYPVAPEIGVELSQLLKQAFRYHVRKKDQMKIETKIKIVTFIGELIKFQVYSKIEGLYCLKMLIHDFTHHHIQMCCCFLESCGRYLFKHPDSSNRMKIFLEQIMRKKSVMALDSRHILMIENAYYSVNPPDVVCFTRRERPPEQEFIRKILYQDLTKYNSENVLCLMRKLDWDQSDMAAYAIKCLICGFKVKYENIAYLASIVSGLALFQDFVGPMVVDGVLEDIRLGMELNLPKYNQRRVAMIKYLGELYNYRMIDSKTVFRVLYSLITFGVSWDLRVPSAIDPPESLSRIRLSCVLLDTCGNYFVTGRSKATLETYLVFFQHYYLLKYTNPFWNENNLFPPGIKLMFQETVLKLFPNAQLHTSLAESDAEVKRICDEYKDDSDFLFTITGTNFEHDADDVCSDSDEYPNHICEVTLESESVPLENMLTTAKDHSGNTMTSHSETVSLSSVSVVKSVGCLGEKDLTYASDALSYTGSDILDDWETDGSSMAADGGGLSIPSGTFTSEPDVNEDDCKVSLKPSLIDCPEDNDFQIAFEQMVSENIQDRIRGTPMPQRLDIVVPLHIRSKTKKTYEQLKSEDSDTPVVNFVLMLKKGNKQQYKNVNVPIDSDMAMNLKNQEEAERAEKERVKRLTLNMSARLEEEEYQEMLARSRKTESLNTNYEKRPKYNHPKGAPDTDFIFGTKKMK, from the coding sequence ATGGATGATGATTCTGTGGAGGTGGCTGCTAGGCAGCAGATCAGGCCTCAGAATGATAGTAAATGGACGGAAGAAAATAGCGAGTCCTTGTCTGCCCCAGCAGTTTCTTCTGATGTAGGAAAGGCTTTTACAAGCTCCAGTGAGATGTGTGATAATGAATCAGTTATGTTGAATGTTGATTTCTTTGGAGAAAAGGCGACTGGTGATGATAAAGATGTTCAGACTGCAAAGGAAATGGTGTCACAGTCAATTGGTCTCATATCACAAAAGAAGCCGAATATAGACTCATTTGAACCAGCAGATGTTGATCAGTCATTTGTTATGGAATATATCAACCAGACAAATTATCGTATATTTGTGACGTCACAGTTAAGAAATTATAATTACTACATTGACAACTGCAGGCCTGCTGAAGAGCATTTTGTGAAGTTAGACTCCAGTGTTAAAAGAAATGCTGcatttgtgaagaaattgagaACCTTTACAGGGAGTCAGATAGAGTCATTACTGAAAGATGTCGCAACTTTAAATTTAACTAAGTATTTGAGTGAAGTTGCAGCAGCTCTGGTTGATACGAAATTGAAAATGAGTGATGTCTGGGCAGCTGTGAAATTATGTAATATGTTGCATCTAACTTACCCTGAATTTAAAGTTTCACTTCTGGAAAACTGGCAGAGGGCTTTGTGCATAAGGAAGGATGACAAAATTTTGAATCCTGCAAAACTAAGAGTTGACATAAGATTTTATGCAGAGCTCATCAGTGTAGGAATATTCACTTTGAAAGAAGGTTTACCACTTCTTGGCAATGTATTAACAATGTTGAtcaatacagataaggaacagcataacAATGTCAATATAATACTTAGTTTTTGTCATCACTGTGGTGATGATTATGCTGGTCTTGTACCGCGGAAGTTGCGAATGCTGCTTGAAAAATTTAGTTTGCCGCTGCCACAATATGATTTACTTCCGAAAGAAAAGCAACAGAACGTAAAGGCCCTGCTTTTAGAGTATTATAATTCTCTGTGCAAGAGACGCTCAACTGATTACTGTGAATTGCAGGCCTATATAAAGAGGAATGAAAAGATATTACAAACAAAAGGTCAGCTTAGTTTTGAGAGGAAAGAGAGACTTGAAGAGCTCCATCTAGCATTTCAAAATCTTGATGCTAATACATTAAAATTTTCTGAAGTGCTTGATGTGGATGTACCGCCTCTTCCAGTTGTGAAATCAGCCAAGCATGAGAGTTTAAACAGTAATAGTGAAAGTGAAGAGTGCACAAATGTTGCTGATATATGGGATGATGATGATTCCAGGCAGTTTTATGAAGTCCTTCCTGATTTGAAAGAATTCATGCCAAATCTTCAAACACAAGTCATTGAACAAGACAATATAACAGAGGAAGCTCTAGATATGGAATTAGATACTGATACTCCTTTTGATGATGATCAGCCTGTACCTGATACCGAAGAGACAGATGACAGTGAGATAGTACCTGTTGCAAACAAGCCACAAATAGAAACATTTGTGAGCAGTCTTACAAGCTGTGTTAACAGGGAGCTAATTGATAGTGCTTCAGTTGAATTTGTTATgaatttaaatacaaaatccaatagaAAGAAGTTAATTAAGTCACTTATAAATGTACCTCGCACACGCTTAGATTTGATTCCAATGTATGCTAGATTAGTGGCAACACTATATCCTGTAGCACCAGAGATAGGAGTGGAGTTATCACAACTACTAAAACAAGCTTTCAGGTACCATGTGCGAAAAAAGGATCAAATGAAAATTGaaacaaagataaaaattgttacttTTATAGGAGAATTAATAAAGTTTCAGGTTTATTCAAAGATAGAAGGCCTCTACTGTCTGAAAATGCTCATCCATGACTTTACACACCATCATATTCAGATGTGTTGTTGTTTTTTGGAATCATGTGGAAGATATTTGTTCAAACATCCAGATAGCAGCAACAGAATGAAAATATTCttagaacaaattatgaggaaaaAAAGTGTGATGGCATTAGATTCACGTCACATTTTAATGATTGAAAATGCCTACTATTCTGTGAATCCCCCAGATGTAGTATGCTTTACGCGTAGAGAGAGACCACCTGAGCAGGAATTCATTCGTAAAATTTTATATCAGGATTTAACAAAATATAACAGTGAAAATGTATTGTGTTTGATGCGAAAGTTGGACTGGGACCAGTCTGATATGGCAGCTTATGCTATTAAGTGCTTAATTTGTGGCTTCAaggtaaaatatgaaaatattgctTATTTAGCAAGCATTGTGTCTGGACTGGCCTTATTTCAAGATTTTGTTGGGCCAATGGTTGTTGATGGTGTATTGGAAGATATACGACTTGGTATGGAACTGAATCTTCCCAAGTATAATCAGCGACGTGTGGCAATGATTAAATACCTTGGAGAATTGTATAACTACAGGATGATTGACAGTAAGACAGTTTTCCGTGTACTTTATTCGTTGATAACATTTGGGGTTTCGTGGGATTTGAGGGTGCCTTCTGCCATCGATCCTCCGGAAAGCCTTTCAAGAATTCGTTTATCTTGTGTACTGTTAGATACTTGTGGAAATTATTTTGTTACTGGACGAAGTAAGGCAACATTGGAAACCTATCTTGTTTTTTTCCAGCATTATTACTTGTTAAAGTATACAAATCCGTTTTGGAATGAAAACAACCTCTTTCCTCCAGGTATTAAGCTCATGTTTCAGGAAACAGTGTTAAAACTTTTTCCAAATGCACAGCTTCATACTTCATTAGCTGAATCTGATGCAGAAGTGAAAAGAATATGTGATGAGTATAAAGATGACAGTGATTTTCTATTTACTATAACAGGCACAAATTTTGAGCACGATGCAGATGATGTGTGCAGTGATTCGGATGAGTATCCAAACCACATATGTGAAGTTACATTGGAGTCTGAGTCTGTACCACTTGAGAACATGTTAACTACAGCCAAAGATCACAGTGGAAATACAATGACTTCTCATTCTGAGACTGTGTCCTTATCTAGTGTGTCGGTAGTGAAATCAGTAGGTTGTTTAGGAGAGAAAGACTTAACATATGCCTCTGATGCACTTTCGTACACAGGTAGTGATATTTTAGATGATTGGGAAACTGATGGAAGCAGTATGGCTGCAGATGGTGGAGGATTGAGCATTCCTAGCGGCACTTTCACTTCAGAACCAGATGTGAACGAGGATGACTGTAAAGTTTCTCTAAAACCGTCGTTAATTGACTGCCCAGAGGATAATGACTTTCAAATTGCATTTGAGcaaatggtttcagaaaatattcaAGATAGAATTAGAGGTACCCCTATGCCACAACGTTTGGATATAGTTGTACCATTGCACATTCGATCAAAGACCAAAAAAACCTACGAGCAGCTGAAATCTGAAGATTCTGATACACCTGTTGTAAATTTTGTACTAATGTTGAAAAAAGGCAATAAACAgcagtataaaaatgtaaatgttcctaTTGATTCTGATatggcgatgaatttgaagaacCAAGAGGAAGCTGAACGTGCTGAAAAAGAAAGAGTCAAGCGATTAACATTGAATATGAGTGCAAGATTGGAGGAGGAGGAATATCAAGAAATGCTAGCAAGGAGTAGAAAAACTGAATCGCTGAATACAAATTATGAGAAAAGGCCCAAGTATAATCATCCAAAGGGGGCTCCCGATACAGATTTCATTTTTGGCacaaagaagatgaaataa